The sequence below is a genomic window from Flavobacterium lipolyticum.
TATTGTCTGCTGACGCTTATAAAGAACTTATAGGTGCCTAAACAATTGCTCTTAATCTGGGCAATTATCTGCTCAGGAATCATTACTTATTTTTGTTTAACAGATTCCAGTAATATTCCGGCGGTAAATTTTCCGAGTATAGATAAGATTGTCCATTTTTGTTTTCATTTTGGATTTACAATTTCCTGGATTTTGTTTTTCAAAAAAGAGCTGAAAGGAAAAGCACCAGACGATTACAAAGCCTATTTAATTTCATTTATATTTTCTGTTTTTTTCGGAATTACAATCGAAATTCTGCAAGGTGTTTTAACGGTTACACGAGCATCAGATGTAACAGATGTTTTAGCCAATACACTTGGAGCTATTTTTGGCATCTTTGCCGCTATAGTTTTTAAAAAACAAATCGATAAAATTTAAGAATATAAAACCCGCTTCGGTGGGTTTTTTTGTGCTCTAATCTTAACACTTTCAAGGCTGGTTAAAGCTTTGCGGCTTCGCGAGCAATGTTATTTAGTCCGGAAAAAATGAAAAAAAGATTTAATATTTTTGATTAACGATTTTTGATGTCAGATGTTTGAAAGGATATAAAATTGATAATTGAACTATTGAGCAGCATTAAATCAAAACTCAGCAATCGTTAATCTTCATTCTAAAATCATCTAATTTAATGATGTTCCTTTGTTTTAAAAGAAACCCGTGGCTACTTTACGTAAATCTTCCCGGCCTTTGCAGTTCATTCTAATTTAAAATGTACTTTTGCAGAATTCTCAGAACACGCGCAAATCATGAATGTTAAGCAATATTTGGACTCTACGTATTTAAAAACAGCCTCCCAGGCAGGACTTTCGGAAGCAGAAAATACCCTTGTGGTTAAAAATGCTATTGAAGAGGCGATTCGCGAAGGCTTTAAACTAATCATGATTCGGCCTGAACAGGTGGTTTTGGCAAAAGAAATGATTCATAAAGCCAATTCGACTTTGCTGATCGGTACAGTCATTGATTTTCCTGAAGGGGACTCAGATTTAGAGTCTAAATTAAAAGAAGCCAACAAAGCAATAGAAGACGGAGCAGATGATCTGGATTTTGTTTGCAATTATAAGGCATTCAAAGAAGGAGATGTTGACCTGGTCAGACAAGAGATTTTAGTGGGAACACAAATTGGTCTTGCAAGTAATAAAACAGTGAAATGGATTATTGAAGTTGCGGCCTTAAATGATACACAGATCATTCAGCTTTCGGCATTGATCAAAAATGTAGTGATGTCTCATTTTAAAGAAGAAAACTACGCTTCAGTTTTCGTGAAGTCGTCCACTGGATTTTATAAAACCGAAAACGATTTGCCAAACGGAGCTACCCTTCCAACAATTATAATGATGTTAGAAAACGCATCACCTTTGCCTGTTAAAGCTGCCGGAGGAGTTCGGTCTTATCAGGATGCCATAGAAATGATTCGCTTAGGTGTAAAACGAATCGGAACCTCTGCTGCAAAAACAATTGCGGATGGAGGGAATACCTCAAATCAATATTAAATAAAAACCTAAATTTACGTGAATAAGATTGCCCTGTCTTTTATTTTAACCTTAACCGCTTTGTTTGCTTTTTCGCAGGAAAGTAACAATACTTCAATCAAACCTGGTTTCGCTGCAGAACAGTTTCCGGTTTTTCCAAACTGTGAAAATCTTCAATCCAAGCAACTAGAAAATTGTTTTTATAAAGAAGTGCAGGATTTTGTATTTCAGAATTATCAGGTGCCTGAAAATCTAAAACAAGCCAATTATAAAGGGGAAGTAAAAGTCTTATTTGAAGTAGATGCAAATGGCGAGTTTAAAGTGATTTATGTAAACGCGTTAAACGATGCGTTATCAGAAGAAGCTAAACGTGTTTTTAAGAAGTTTCCCAAGATCAAGCCTTCTACCTATAACGGAAAACCAACTTATTCTAAATACACAATTTCGATCGATATTCCTTTAAAAAGTGCCGATCAGATTGCTCAGGAAGCATTGGCTGCTGCCCAAATTTTAAAGCCTCTGGAAAAGCCAATGACAGAACTGGATAGTATTGTGTATAAAAAATACAACAATCCGGAATTTGAAAGTCATTTGAATATTCCGTTTTCACACAGTTATTATGCACAATTTGATAAAGCAATGAATCAGGTGGGAAGTAATAACCATACCGCATCAAAGCCGTATACGTATGCTGAAGTTTCAAAATATTATAATTTAAAAGCAGTAAATCAATCCCTTCAGAAAAATGTCTCCAGTTGGCTGGGGAGAAAATTCTGGAATGAAAATATGGTTCAGATTCAGGGAGAAGATTATTGGCTGTCCTTAAATCCTATTGTGGATCTACAAATGGGAAAAGCTTCGGATTTGGATGCTTCCTATACCTACGTAAATACACGTGCCTTAAATTTCAGAGGAGGATTAGGAAAACAAATCAATTTTACCACAACTATCTTTGAAAGTCAGGGGCGGTTTGCGGGTTATTATAATGATTTTGCCGAGACACTAAAACCGTCGGGAGGAAATCCGGCTATTCTTCCGGGAATGGGAATTGCCAAACGATTCAAAACGGATGCTTATGATTTTCCTTTAGCAGAAGCAAATATTACCTACGCGCCAAGTAAATTTTTTGATCTGCAATTGGGTTATGGAAGAAATTTTATTGGTGATGGATACCGTTCATTGCTCGAAAGTGACGGAGCAAGTCCGTATCCGTATTTTAAAATCAATACGACCTTTTGGAAAATAAAATACACCAATACCTATATGTGGCTCAAAGATGTTCGTCCGGATGTGACCCTGGAGAGAACTTATGCCACAAAATTCATGGCCAATCATTACTTAAGTTGGAACGTGTCTAATAAGTTGAACTTAGGTTTTTTTGAATCAGTAGTCTGGACCGATACAAATAATAGAGGTTTTGATATTAATTTTGTGAATCCAATTATTTTCTACCGTTCTGTCGAGTTTGCATCATCATCAAGAAGTGGAAATGCATTATTGGGAGTAACGTCTAAATACAAGTGGAGCAATACTGTTAATTTGTATGCTCAGTTTTTATTGGATGAATTTTCATTAGGAGATATGAAAAGCGGAGACGGCAGCTGGAAAAATAAATTCGGATACCAATTGGGAGCAAAATATTTCAATGCATTTGAAGTAAAAGATTTGCTGCTGCAGTTAGAATACAATCATGTGCGTCCGTATGTATATGCGCACAGTGCGGTGATTACCAATTATGGGCACAACAATCAGAGTGTAGGACACCAATGGGGAGGTAATTTTTCGGAACTGGTGGCAATCGGACGTTATCATAAAGGGCGTTATTTTGCTGATGCGAAATTTACCGTTGGAAAAAGAGGTTTGGACTTTGATACCGCTGAAGATAGCTTTAATTACGGAGGTAACATTTATAAAAACTATGATGAGAAACGACCGTATGATAAAGGTGTAAAAGTAGGACAGGGGAATAAAACAAATGTTTTTATAGCAGATATACAAGGGGGATACCTGATAAACCCGATGACGAATCTGAAACTGTTCGGAAGTTTTTTATATCGAAATTTTGATCCCACGAAAAATACACCCACAACTTTTAAGCAAAGTACCACCTGGTTTTCTATCGGATTGCGTTCCGATATCTTCAATTGGTATTTTGATTACTAGTGTTTTTAATAAGATTTTTTGATATAATAGTGTTAAAGATTTGCAAGTCCTTATTTTGTAAAGGTTTTATTGAAAAAAATCTAATTTTATAGGTCTAAATTCTACAATCTAATTTGTACATTTGCACCACTCAAAAAAAACATACAAATAATTACTGTATTGAACGCGACTAAAAATACATTTTCACTAAAATCAATATTTACCGATTTCAAAGAGATTACCAAAGCTGGTTTAGCAATCAGCGTATTGTTCTCTTCTGTGGCCGGATATTTATTGGGAGTTAATGAGGAACATCCTTTTAAATGGAGTGTTTTGGCAGTTTTGGCAATCGGTGGATATTGCATGGTTGGAGCTTCGAATGCATTTAATCAGGTGATCGAAAAAGATATCGATGCTTTAATGGACCGAACCAAAAATCGCCCGGTTCCTTCAGGACGCATGTCTCCAAAAATGGCTTTGTTTGTAGCAAGTTTGCTTACTATTATTGGTATTGCCTTGCTTTACACTATAAATGCTAAGTCGGCTATGTTTGCCGCAATCTCCATATTCTTATACACCAGTATTTATACCCCTTTGAAAACGGTAACTTCGTTGTCTGTTTTTGTTGGTGCTTTTCCGGGGGCAATTCCTTTCATGTTAGGCTGGGTTGCCGCTACAGGAGAATTTGGTATAGAGGCCGGAACGCTGTTTTTGATTCAGTTTTTCTGGCAATTTCCTCACTTTTGGGCAATTGGCTGGTTTTTGTATGAAGATTATGAGAAAGCCGGAATCTTCATGTTGCCAACAGGGAAAAAAGATAAAGGAACCGCTTTGCAGGTTATTTTATATACAGTTTGGTTGATTGTTGCTTCGTTATTACCGGTTTTAGGATATACAGGGCAATTGTTTATTTCGCCAATAGCAGCAATTTTAGTGTTTTTGTTAGGTTTATGGATGTTGTTTTATGCAGTACGTTTGTATCAGTTAAGAACACCAAAAGCAGCGAGAACATTAATGTTGGTAAGTGTTTCGTATATCTCGTTACTGCAAATCGTATTTATAGTAGATAAATTTTTAAGATAGTTATGGAAATGACAATGACAAAAACAGAAACGGCAGCGGAAGAGAAGCTAAGGAAAGCCAAATCGGCAAAACTTATCCTCTTGTTTGCAATGGTAAGTATGACCATGATGTTTGCCGGACTTACAAGTGCTTTTGTGGTAAGTAAATCAAGAGCCGACTGGTTGAAGAATTTTGAATTGCCAACGGCATTTTATTATAGTACAGCAGTTATTTTGGCTTGTAGTGTTACTTTTTACCTGGCTAAAAAAGCCATTCAGAAAGACAATAGAAGCGCTACTACAGCTTTACTTTTGGGAACTTTAGCTTTAGGGATTTTGTTCGTGGTGCTGCAATTTGCAGGTTTTGGACAAATCGTAGAAAGCGGGTATTATTTTACAGGAGAAGGTAGTTCAATTACTACAACATTTTTGTATGTAGTAACCGTGACACACTTGTTACACTTGGCTGGAGGATTAATTTCACTTTTAATTATAATTTATAATCATTTTAAACAAAAATACAATTCGACTCAAACTCTTGGTATAGAACTAGGTGCGATGTATTGGCACTTTTTGGATTTATTATGGTTGTATTTATTTTTATTTTTATATTTCTTTAAATAAGAAAAAAACGTAAATTTGGGAACTTTTTAACGAATATCTTTTATGGGAGCGACAGTTACTACTGCAAACAACGACGAAAAAACTTGGGGAGGCGGTCATGAGATCCAGCCATTAGGAGCAAGTTATGGTAAAATGATGATGTGGTTTTTTATCGTATCAGATGCCTTAACATTCTCTGGATTCCTTGCTGCTTATGGTTTTTCAAGATTTAAATTTATTGAAACCTGGCCTTTGGCTGATGAAGTGTTTACTCACTTTCCTTTTATGCATGGCGTTGCGGCACCAATGTATTATGTAGCCTTAATGACTTTTATTTTGATTTTCTCATCTGTAACAATGGTTTTGGCCGTTGATGCAGGTCACCAATTGAAAAAAACAAAGGTTGCAATTTATATGTTCTTAACGATTATTGGAGGTTTTATCTTCGTAGGCTCTCAGGCCTGGGAGTGGAAAAACTTCATTAAAGGAGAGTATGGAGCAGTTGAAACAGCAGGAGGAAGTTTACTGCAGTTTGTTGATAAAGATGGTAAAAGAGTTGCTCTTGCTGATTTTGCGGTTAAATTACCGGAACAAAGAGAAGCTTTAACAAGGA
It includes:
- a CDS encoding VanZ family protein, whose protein sequence is MPKQLLLIWAIICSGIITYFCLTDSSNIPAVNFPSIDKIVHFCFHFGFTISWILFFKKELKGKAPDDYKAYLISFIFSVFFGITIEILQGVLTVTRASDVTDVLANTLGAIFGIFAAIVFKKQIDKI
- the deoC gene encoding deoxyribose-phosphate aldolase, with product MNVKQYLDSTYLKTASQAGLSEAENTLVVKNAIEEAIREGFKLIMIRPEQVVLAKEMIHKANSTLLIGTVIDFPEGDSDLESKLKEANKAIEDGADDLDFVCNYKAFKEGDVDLVRQEILVGTQIGLASNKTVKWIIEVAALNDTQIIQLSALIKNVVMSHFKEENYASVFVKSSTGFYKTENDLPNGATLPTIIMMLENASPLPVKAAGGVRSYQDAIEMIRLGVKRIGTSAAKTIADGGNTSNQY
- a CDS encoding energy transducer TonB, with product MNKIALSFILTLTALFAFSQESNNTSIKPGFAAEQFPVFPNCENLQSKQLENCFYKEVQDFVFQNYQVPENLKQANYKGEVKVLFEVDANGEFKVIYVNALNDALSEEAKRVFKKFPKIKPSTYNGKPTYSKYTISIDIPLKSADQIAQEALAAAQILKPLEKPMTELDSIVYKKYNNPEFESHLNIPFSHSYYAQFDKAMNQVGSNNHTASKPYTYAEVSKYYNLKAVNQSLQKNVSSWLGRKFWNENMVQIQGEDYWLSLNPIVDLQMGKASDLDASYTYVNTRALNFRGGLGKQINFTTTIFESQGRFAGYYNDFAETLKPSGGNPAILPGMGIAKRFKTDAYDFPLAEANITYAPSKFFDLQLGYGRNFIGDGYRSLLESDGASPYPYFKINTTFWKIKYTNTYMWLKDVRPDVTLERTYATKFMANHYLSWNVSNKLNLGFFESVVWTDTNNRGFDINFVNPIIFYRSVEFASSSRSGNALLGVTSKYKWSNTVNLYAQFLLDEFSLGDMKSGDGSWKNKFGYQLGAKYFNAFEVKDLLLQLEYNHVRPYVYAHSAVITNYGHNNQSVGHQWGGNFSELVAIGRYHKGRYFADAKFTVGKRGLDFDTAEDSFNYGGNIYKNYDEKRPYDKGVKVGQGNKTNVFIADIQGGYLINPMTNLKLFGSFLYRNFDPTKNTPTTFKQSTTWFSIGLRSDIFNWYFDY
- the cyoE gene encoding heme o synthase, which codes for MNATKNTFSLKSIFTDFKEITKAGLAISVLFSSVAGYLLGVNEEHPFKWSVLAVLAIGGYCMVGASNAFNQVIEKDIDALMDRTKNRPVPSGRMSPKMALFVASLLTIIGIALLYTINAKSAMFAAISIFLYTSIYTPLKTVTSLSVFVGAFPGAIPFMLGWVAATGEFGIEAGTLFLIQFFWQFPHFWAIGWFLYEDYEKAGIFMLPTGKKDKGTALQVILYTVWLIVASLLPVLGYTGQLFISPIAAILVFLLGLWMLFYAVRLYQLRTPKAARTLMLVSVSYISLLQIVFIVDKFLR
- a CDS encoding cytochrome c oxidase subunit 3 codes for the protein MEMTMTKTETAAEEKLRKAKSAKLILLFAMVSMTMMFAGLTSAFVVSKSRADWLKNFELPTAFYYSTAVILACSVTFYLAKKAIQKDNRSATTALLLGTLALGILFVVLQFAGFGQIVESGYYFTGEGSSITTTFLYVVTVTHLLHLAGGLISLLIIIYNHFKQKYNSTQTLGIELGAMYWHFLDLLWLYLFLFLYFFK
- a CDS encoding cytochrome c oxidase subunit 3 — translated: MGATVTTANNDEKTWGGGHEIQPLGASYGKMMMWFFIVSDALTFSGFLAAYGFSRFKFIETWPLADEVFTHFPFMHGVAAPMYYVALMTFILIFSSVTMVLAVDAGHQLKKTKVAIYMFLTIIGGFIFVGSQAWEWKNFIKGEYGAVETAGGSLLQFVDKDGKRVALADFAVKLPEQREALTRSHSTWFMEDAQAQPTYTVAEVQAGFKAHPEVLIRTEQLTDKKKKTVLSREESEARLASAKYVVEGANLIRNEYGNKLFADFFFFITGFHGFHVFSGVIINIIIFFNVLLGTYEKRRSYEMVEKVGLYWHFVDLVWVFVFTVFYLV